One genomic window of Chloroflexota bacterium includes the following:
- a CDS encoding NAD(+) synthase, whose product MSADLGFLRVGAAIPTLRVADVDFNIAAITECVRKASDDGVQVLTFPEMAITGYSIGDLVQHQALLRKAEEGLRDILAESASYSMLVIVGVPLYVEQMIFNCAVVLNAGRVLGIVPKTFLAGYKEFYEDRWFVSGRNARSDSVRLIGQRVPFGTDILFALRGITPAIVGVEICEDLWVPFSPHEYQSVAGATVLFNLSSSNEVIGKADWRRTLVSSESGRCIAAYCYVSAGIGESSNDAVFGGHAIIAENGTILRESDRLSPNSQLLVCDVDLERLLHDRRVITSFGHIPRQQTNLRIIEAEVHDPLPVGLRRQIDPHPFVPGDPHRRAERCREIFSMQRAALAKKLSGANISHVVLGVSGGLDSTLALLVALKTMDFLGLPRTNVHAYGLVGFGTTKRTRVNAKKLCHALGVSYERVNVSATCGSHLRDLRHDGREDIVFENVQARYRTEFLFNKANELNGLALGTGDLTEIALGWCTFSGDQLSHYHVNASVPKTLVRFLARWVADEELAGSPAQKVLYDILDTPISPELQRPYNGEITQKSEEIIGPVELADFYLYPFIRFGMRPGKILYLADEMRRRGLFEGQYTLDDLHRWLKSFIQRFFANQFKRTCLPEGPKIGSVSLSPRGDWRMPSDAEAKLWLEDLEAMRIKLDRAATVMPEVSSDPSHRQVSST is encoded by the coding sequence TTGAGTGCAGACCTCGGGTTTCTGCGTGTCGGTGCTGCGATCCCTACGCTTCGTGTGGCTGATGTCGATTTCAACATTGCAGCCATTACCGAATGTGTTCGAAAAGCAAGCGATGATGGCGTGCAGGTACTGACTTTCCCAGAAATGGCAATCACAGGGTACAGCATCGGAGACTTGGTGCAGCATCAGGCATTGCTGAGGAAAGCCGAAGAAGGGCTGCGCGACATCCTGGCCGAAAGCGCTAGTTATTCCATGCTGGTGATAGTGGGCGTGCCGCTGTACGTTGAGCAGATGATTTTCAACTGTGCAGTGGTTCTAAATGCTGGACGCGTTCTGGGAATCGTACCCAAGACCTTTCTGGCTGGGTATAAGGAGTTCTACGAAGATCGATGGTTTGTATCCGGCAGGAATGCTCGTTCAGATTCTGTCCGTCTGATAGGACAACGAGTCCCCTTTGGAACAGACATCCTTTTTGCCCTGCGGGGGATCACTCCAGCCATCGTCGGAGTGGAGATTTGTGAGGACCTATGGGTGCCTTTCTCGCCTCATGAATACCAGTCTGTGGCAGGTGCGACGGTGCTTTTCAATCTTTCATCCAGCAACGAGGTGATCGGAAAGGCAGACTGGCGTAGAACATTAGTATCCTCTGAATCTGGTAGATGCATAGCAGCTTACTGCTATGTGTCGGCAGGCATAGGAGAGTCGTCCAACGATGCCGTCTTTGGCGGCCATGCTATTATTGCAGAGAATGGAACCATCCTTCGGGAATCAGACCGCTTGTCGCCAAATTCCCAACTCTTGGTCTGCGACGTAGACTTGGAACGACTACTACATGATCGTCGTGTCATCACAAGTTTTGGTCATATCCCCAGGCAACAGACTAACCTGAGGATTATTGAGGCAGAGGTTCATGATCCTCTTCCTGTGGGGCTACGGCGACAGATCGACCCCCATCCTTTCGTTCCCGGCGACCCCCACAGAAGAGCAGAAAGATGCCGTGAAATTTTCTCTATGCAAAGAGCGGCCCTCGCCAAGAAACTATCTGGGGCCAACATAAGCCATGTGGTACTCGGAGTTTCCGGAGGGCTTGATTCCACGCTAGCCCTCTTGGTGGCACTAAAGACCATGGATTTTCTTGGTCTACCACGAACGAACGTTCATGCCTACGGCCTAGTCGGTTTCGGTACTACTAAGAGAACCAGAGTCAACGCCAAGAAGCTTTGCCACGCGTTGGGGGTGAGTTATGAACGCGTCAATGTCTCGGCGACCTGCGGATCACACTTGAGAGACCTCCGACATGACGGCCGCGAAGACATAGTCTTTGAAAACGTGCAAGCTCGCTATCGCACCGAGTTCCTCTTTAACAAAGCAAATGAACTCAATGGTCTTGCTTTGGGTACTGGTGATCTTACCGAGATTGCTCTGGGGTGGTGCACCTTTTCTGGAGATCAACTTTCACATTACCATGTCAATGCTTCCGTGCCCAAGACGCTGGTTCGTTTTCTCGCGCGGTGGGTGGCTGACGAAGAGTTAGCCGGCTCGCCAGCACAAAAAGTTCTGTACGATATCCTTGACACACCTATCTCTCCAGAGCTACAGCGTCCATATAATGGGGAGATCACGCAAAAGAGTGAGGAGATAATTGGCCCAGTCGAGCTCGCCGATTTCTACCTCTATCCTTTCATTCGCTTTGGAATGCGCCCTGGCAAGATTCTCTACCTGGCAGATGAAATGAGAAGACGAGGGCTCTTCGAAGGCCAGTACACTCTTGATGACTTGCACAGGTGGCTCAAGAGTTTTATTCAGAGATTCTTTGCCAACCAGTTCAAGAGAACATGCTTACCCGAGGGACCCAAGATCGGCTCAGTAAGTTTATCCCCTCGGGGAGACTGGAGGATGCCGTCGGACGCCGAGGCTAAACTCTGGCTCGAAGACTTGGAAGCGATGCGAATCAAACTGGACAGGGCAGCTACGGTTATGCCCGAAGTGTCATCAGACCCCTCTCACAGGCAAGTTAGCTCGACTTAA
- a CDS encoding aldehyde ferredoxin oxidoreductase family protein → MAGFEGRMLEVNLTTGEIKRSTVDKDVLRQYIGGSGLAAKLFLDRVSPNVDPLSKENTLFFLTGPLSGTNIPGGSRFSACAKSPLTNMWGESNCGGNFAPELRAAGYDGIILTGAAKKPVYLVIEDDKVELRDAADLWGKDNFEVTDLLRKRHEGKKKVKVLAIGRAGENLVRYAAICNEERDFFARGGMGAVMGSKKLKAIVVRGSGKIPLASPTAFTQKRKEILEKAKDHIVTQSLKAMGTNGSMDFGVHIGDVPGKNWTAGDMTAVAANIGGAMLNSEKYLTGTESCHGCFVGCKRVVSIKEGPYKGMAGPGPEYEGAASLGGLLMIDDMAAVIKLNEVCNDYGIDVISCGGTLAMAMDCYEHGIIGSKDTGGIELVWGNADAALKMIDKIARRDGFGDVLAEGSKRAAQRIGKNASDYAVEIKGMEVPMHDPRGEHGLGLSYATGVRGACHTNDVTFSIEQGIFIWPEIGITGGYDQKSSDGKAQVVVISQNVGMVCNSAVICYMLMSVINGEDMVGLINAASGFDYDLQEVMQCGERIWHLKRGLSNLMGITAADDRLPRQILTPTTEGGAAGSAPDIKRMLTEYYPLRGLDAKGRPLKEKLNGLGLSALAAKLY, encoded by the coding sequence ATGGCAGGCTTTGAGGGTAGAATGTTAGAGGTCAATCTGACCACTGGCGAAATCAAGCGAAGCACGGTAGATAAAGACGTGCTTCGCCAGTATATTGGCGGCAGCGGATTGGCAGCCAAACTGTTCCTCGACCGTGTTTCTCCTAACGTTGATCCTTTATCTAAAGAGAACACACTCTTTTTCTTGACTGGGCCCCTGAGTGGCACCAATATTCCGGGAGGATCACGCTTTTCAGCCTGTGCTAAATCACCGTTGACCAATATGTGGGGCGAGAGTAACTGCGGAGGCAACTTCGCACCTGAGCTAAGGGCCGCTGGCTACGACGGAATCATATTGACGGGCGCCGCCAAGAAACCTGTCTATTTGGTGATTGAGGACGACAAAGTGGAGCTCAGGGACGCCGCTGACCTCTGGGGCAAGGACAATTTTGAAGTGACTGATCTCTTGAGAAAGCGGCACGAAGGAAAGAAAAAGGTGAAGGTGCTGGCGATAGGCCGGGCAGGTGAAAACCTGGTGAGGTATGCCGCCATTTGCAACGAGGAGAGGGACTTCTTCGCTCGCGGCGGCATGGGGGCTGTCATGGGCTCCAAGAAGTTGAAGGCCATCGTGGTCCGGGGGAGCGGCAAAATACCACTAGCTTCACCCACTGCCTTCACCCAGAAACGCAAGGAAATCCTTGAGAAGGCCAAAGACCACATAGTCACCCAGTCGCTCAAAGCCATGGGCACGAATGGCAGCATGGATTTTGGGGTTCATATAGGCGACGTCCCGGGGAAGAACTGGACAGCAGGCGATATGACTGCCGTCGCGGCCAACATAGGCGGCGCTATGCTGAACAGCGAGAAATACCTCACCGGAACGGAATCCTGTCATGGCTGCTTTGTAGGATGCAAGAGGGTGGTCAGCATCAAGGAAGGCCCCTACAAGGGGATGGCAGGGCCAGGACCGGAATATGAAGGTGCTGCCAGTCTGGGAGGCCTGCTCATGATTGATGATATGGCGGCAGTCATTAAGCTGAACGAGGTCTGCAACGACTACGGCATCGACGTCATCTCCTGCGGCGGAACCCTAGCCATGGCTATGGACTGCTATGAGCACGGCATTATTGGTTCCAAAGACACCGGTGGCATCGAGCTTGTATGGGGCAACGCCGATGCAGCTCTAAAGATGATTGATAAGATCGCCCGCCGCGATGGGTTCGGTGATGTGCTGGCCGAAGGCAGCAAGCGAGCTGCCCAGAGAATTGGCAAGAATGCCTCAGATTATGCCGTGGAGATCAAGGGGATGGAGGTCCCCATGCATGACCCTCGGGGAGAGCATGGTCTGGGATTGTCCTACGCTACCGGAGTCCGGGGAGCATGTCATACCAACGACGTGACCTTCAGCATTGAGCAGGGCATCTTCATCTGGCCAGAGATCGGAATCACAGGCGGTTATGATCAGAAATCCAGCGATGGCAAGGCTCAGGTTGTGGTCATATCTCAGAACGTAGGGATGGTCTGTAACTCCGCCGTAATCTGTTACATGCTCATGTCCGTTATCAATGGAGAGGACATGGTCGGCTTGATCAATGCTGCCAGCGGCTTTGACTACGACCTCCAGGAGGTGATGCAGTGCGGCGAGAGGATATGGCACTTGAAGAGGGGACTCAGCAATCTCATGGGGATCACTGCGGCAGACGACCGGTTGCCGAGGCAGATCCTGACGCCGACAACAGAGGGTGGTGCTGCGGGCTCTGCGCCTGACATAAAGCGTATGCTGACGGAATATTATCCTTTGCGCGGGCTTGACGCCAAGGGTCGCCCGCTAAAGGAGAAGCTGAACGGTCTTGGGCTGTCGGCGCTGGCCGCTAAACTCTATTGA
- a CDS encoding cofactor-independent phosphoglycerate mutase — protein MKYAVLVGDGMADRPLPKLDGRTPLEAARTPNMDEIARMGQLGLTRMIPPGFDSGSDVAILSILGYDPRRYYTGRAPLEAAEMGVELGPDMVAFRCNLITAEQGHLADYSGGHISSSEAKQLITFLDQHLGGEDIKFYPGVGYRHLCVIRAGNLVAVSCTPPHDIMGQPIENHLPRGDGAQRLIKLIKDSHSLLRDHDINKARVAKGQSPANMIWLWGHGQAATLPAFRERFGIGGGVISAVDLVKGIARLIGLESIKVPGATGYYDTDYKAKADYALKCLDKEDFVLVHVEAPDEASHNGDLEQKIRAIENFDQLVVGTVKDGLSREPAFRILVMPDHATPLQLRTHAPDPVPFAWYGLGVMIDKAEAFSERKAAQSSLQITDGYQLMEQFIGRKVV, from the coding sequence ATGAAATATGCCGTCCTTGTGGGAGACGGCATGGCCGACCGCCCCCTCCCCAAGCTTGATGGGCGAACACCCCTGGAGGCAGCCCGCACCCCCAACATGGACGAGATCGCCAGAATGGGACAGCTAGGCCTGACCAGGATGATTCCTCCGGGATTTGACTCTGGTTCAGACGTGGCCATACTCTCTATCCTGGGGTATGACCCTAGACGCTACTACACCGGACGCGCCCCGCTGGAAGCGGCTGAAATGGGAGTCGAACTGGGGCCAGATATGGTAGCCTTCCGCTGCAATCTCATTACCGCTGAGCAAGGTCATCTGGCTGATTACAGTGGCGGGCACATCAGCAGCAGCGAAGCAAAACAACTCATCACCTTTCTGGATCAACACCTGGGAGGTGAGGACATCAAGTTCTACCCAGGGGTAGGCTATCGCCACCTTTGTGTCATCAGAGCCGGCAATTTGGTTGCTGTTAGCTGTACCCCACCCCACGACATCATGGGCCAGCCGATAGAGAACCATCTGCCCCGTGGCGACGGTGCCCAGCGACTGATTAAACTCATAAAAGATTCTCATTCGCTGCTCCGCGACCACGACATCAACAAGGCCCGCGTGGCAAAGGGACAAAGCCCAGCCAACATGATCTGGCTCTGGGGGCACGGCCAGGCAGCTACTTTGCCAGCTTTTCGAGAGCGCTTCGGGATTGGCGGGGGGGTCATCTCGGCGGTAGACCTGGTCAAGGGAATAGCCAGGCTGATTGGACTTGAGTCCATCAAGGTGCCAGGAGCCACCGGTTACTACGACACCGACTACAAGGCTAAGGCCGATTATGCCCTGAAATGTCTGGACAAAGAAGATTTTGTCCTTGTCCACGTGGAGGCGCCGGACGAAGCCAGTCATAACGGCGACCTGGAGCAGAAAATCAGGGCTATTGAGAATTTTGATCAACTGGTTGTGGGCACCGTCAAGGACGGGCTTTCCAGGGAGCCAGCTTTTCGAATACTGGTTATGCCTGATCATGCCACTCCCTTGCAACTACGCACCCATGCCCCTGACCCGGTGCCTTTTGCTTGGTATGGTCTTGGTGTTATGATAGACAAGGCCGAGGCCTTCAGCGAGCGAAAGGCTGCTCAAAGCTCTTTGCAGATAACCGATGGTTACCAGCTCATGGAGCAGTTTATCGGGAGAAAGGTTGTTTAA
- a CDS encoding DUF2007 domain-containing protein: MKVSSNHKSSRDKPDNDPLKHIATAPNETVAHLWAGILEDSGIHCLIKRGATVDAFFSIMTPVNVPCNIYVLASEADDAHKILQELSEPE; the protein is encoded by the coding sequence ATCAAAGTGTCCAGCAACCATAAGTCATCCAGGGACAAACCAGATAATGATCCGCTGAAGCATATCGCCACTGCTCCCAATGAGACGGTAGCGCACCTTTGGGCAGGGATTCTAGAGGATAGCGGGATTCATTGCCTGATAAAGAGAGGTGCCACTGTGGATGCCTTCTTCAGTATCATGACACCTGTGAACGTGCCGTGCAACATTTACGTTCTGGCTTCTGAAGCCGATGATGCGCATAAGATACTACAGGAACTTTCTGAGCCTGAGTGA
- a CDS encoding glutamine synthetase: MAIEQKNREESNQYVLKKAKEHDVKFIRMWFTDILGMLKSFAITIEELEGALEDGMGFDGSSIEGFARIDESDMLALPDPDTFRLLPWRPKEHHAVARMFCDILRPGGEPFEGDPRFVLKRNLKRAADMGYTYYVGPELEYFYFRDSKGTEMLDNGGYFDMVPLDAASDLRRDTVLTLEEMGIGVEYSHHEVATSQHEIDMRYTDAMTMADNVMTYRLVVKEVALGQGVYATFMPKPVFGINGSGMHVHQSLFKNGKNAFFDPKDPYYLSKTAKCYIAGLLKHASEITSVTSQWVNSYKRLVPGYEAPVYLSWARRNRADLIRVPEYKPGKENATRIELRSPDPACNPYLAFSVMLAAGLEGIEKGYEVPEPVEANVYEMSDEERQRRGIGTLPGSLWEAIQLTEKSELVRRALGDHVFDAFIKNKKIEWDQYRTQVTDYEIKRYLPIL; encoded by the coding sequence ATGGCGATTGAACAAAAGAACAGAGAAGAAAGCAATCAATACGTTCTCAAGAAGGCGAAGGAGCACGACGTAAAGTTCATCAGGATGTGGTTCACTGACATCCTGGGCATGCTGAAGAGCTTTGCCATCACTATAGAGGAACTGGAGGGCGCACTCGAGGATGGGATGGGTTTTGACGGCTCATCTATCGAGGGATTTGCCCGTATTGACGAGAGCGATATGTTGGCCTTGCCTGACCCCGATACCTTTCGGCTTCTTCCATGGAGACCGAAGGAGCATCATGCTGTGGCTCGTATGTTCTGCGATATTTTGAGACCCGGTGGAGAGCCCTTTGAAGGTGACCCCAGGTTCGTCCTTAAGAGAAACCTGAAAAGGGCTGCCGATATGGGCTATACCTATTATGTGGGCCCTGAGCTGGAGTACTTCTACTTTCGTGACTCCAAGGGAACCGAGATGCTGGACAATGGTGGTTACTTTGACATGGTCCCCCTGGATGCAGCTAGCGACTTGCGGAGGGATACGGTCCTGACTCTGGAGGAGATGGGAATTGGTGTGGAGTACTCCCATCACGAGGTCGCTACCAGCCAGCATGAGATAGATATGAGATACACTGATGCCATGACCATGGCCGACAATGTGATGACCTATCGCTTAGTGGTCAAGGAGGTAGCGCTGGGGCAAGGAGTCTATGCCACTTTTATGCCTAAACCTGTCTTCGGCATCAATGGCAGCGGTATGCATGTGCACCAGTCGCTATTCAAGAACGGGAAGAATGCTTTCTTCGACCCGAAAGACCCCTACTATCTCTCTAAGACAGCCAAATGCTACATCGCTGGACTGCTGAAACACGCTTCGGAAATCACCTCTGTCACCAGCCAGTGGGTCAATTCCTATAAACGGCTGGTTCCCGGCTATGAGGCGCCAGTCTATCTTTCCTGGGCCAGGCGGAACCGCGCCGATCTGATCAGGGTTCCTGAGTATAAGCCGGGCAAAGAGAATGCCACCCGCATTGAGTTGAGGTCTCCCGATCCCGCCTGTAACCCCTATCTGGCCTTCAGCGTAATGCTGGCTGCTGGGCTTGAGGGGATCGAGAAAGGTTACGAAGTGCCGGAGCCAGTGGAAGCCAATGTGTACGAGATGAGCGATGAGGAAAGGCAAAGAAGGGGAATAGGCACACTACCGGGCAGCCTCTGGGAGGCCATTCAGCTAACCGAGAAAAGCGAACTGGTGCGCCGCGCTCTGGGTGACCACGTTTTTGATGCTTTCATCAAGAACAAGAAGATCGAATGGGATCAATACCGTACGCAAGTCACCGATTACGAGATTAAGAGGTACTTGCCCATTCTGTGA
- a CDS encoding C_GCAxxG_C_C family protein, producing MKSEEFQSRADFARLFAEKTREIFASEANRERVADLAYQNYLKSFGCSQSMFQAFQDVLGIKDDFLFKALGGLQGGGSSGLTCGALATGFVLIAAMVGRQSIEEGFEGILSSFEPSQRLTLWFKPMFKSTVCSEITGVNWFDMNEVVTHYSGPQGPESIEKCVRLTGTTALKVAEILSQL from the coding sequence ATGAAATCGGAGGAATTCCAGTCCAGGGCTGACTTTGCCAGGCTATTTGCCGAGAAAACCAGAGAGATATTCGCTTCAGAGGCTAACCGGGAAAGGGTAGCCGACCTGGCGTACCAGAATTACCTGAAGTCCTTCGGCTGCTCCCAGTCCATGTTCCAGGCCTTCCAGGATGTCCTGGGCATCAAGGACGACTTCTTGTTCAAAGCTCTCGGGGGCCTTCAGGGAGGCGGCAGTTCCGGCCTGACGTGCGGCGCCTTGGCTACAGGCTTTGTCCTCATCGCCGCCATGGTGGGACGCCAAAGCATCGAAGAGGGGTTTGAAGGCATATTGTCCAGTTTTGAGCCATCGCAGAGGCTGACTTTGTGGTTCAAGCCCATGTTCAAGAGTACGGTCTGCTCGGAGATCACCGGGGTTAACTGGTTCGATATGAACGAAGTGGTGACCCATTACTCCGGTCCCCAGGGGCCGGAGAGCATCGAGAAGTGCGTCAGACTAACAGGCACGACAGCCCTCAAGGTAGCCGAAATTTTGAGCCAGTTGTAG
- a CDS encoding HesA/MoeB/ThiF family protein, producing the protein MLDKRELARYERQMMMPQWGEAGQEKLKRAKVLVAGAGGLGSAILTYLAIAGVGKIRVIDGDKVELANLNRQMLYTDRDIGRKKVDCAKERLESLNPDIEVEAVEAVISEGNVFDLVGDYPIVDGLDNLATRYLLNRVAVRRGLPLFHGAIYGFEGRATTIIPGKTSCLRCLYQDALPGKIPVVGVAPAVIGCIQATEVIKYVVGIGDLLTNRLLIYDGLSLRFSELKLKRDPNCEECQSRYPAGGER; encoded by the coding sequence ATGCTGGACAAACGAGAATTGGCCAGATACGAACGGCAGATGATGATGCCCCAGTGGGGTGAGGCAGGGCAGGAGAAACTCAAGAGGGCCAAGGTATTGGTTGCCGGTGCTGGGGGCCTCGGATCAGCTATCTTGACATATTTGGCCATTGCCGGGGTAGGTAAGATAAGAGTTATCGACGGTGATAAAGTGGAATTGGCTAACCTGAACCGACAAATGCTGTATACGGATAGGGACATAGGACGGAAAAAGGTTGATTGCGCCAAGGAGAGGCTTGAATCCCTGAACCCAGACATCGAAGTCGAAGCGGTGGAAGCAGTGATCAGCGAGGGAAACGTCTTCGACCTGGTGGGCGACTACCCGATTGTCGATGGCCTCGATAATCTGGCTACGAGATACCTCCTCAACAGGGTTGCTGTCAGAAGGGGCCTCCCCTTGTTTCATGGGGCAATCTATGGCTTCGAAGGGAGAGCCACCACGATAATACCGGGCAAGACCTCATGCCTCAGGTGCCTGTATCAAGACGCATTGCCGGGCAAAATCCCCGTCGTCGGAGTTGCCCCGGCGGTTATCGGATGCATACAGGCTACGGAGGTGATAAAATACGTAGTGGGCATAGGAGACCTGCTCACCAATAGACTGTTGATCTATGATGGTCTCAGCCTGAGATTCAGCGAGTTGAAACTCAAAAGAGATCCTAATTGCGAAGAGTGCCAATCCCGATATCCCGCTGGCGGTGAGAGATGA
- a CDS encoding transposase — MNKKAFTTLLEAKTLVGDWCRGYNEVRPHIPLGYRSSSRGTTQPALTLATVT, encoded by the coding sequence ATCAACAAAAAGGCCTTCACCACCCTGCTGGAAGCCAAGACACTCGTAGGGGACTGGTGTAGGGGCTACAATGAGGTCCGCCCCCATATCCCCCTCGGGTATCGTTCCTCCTCTCGGGGTACAACCCAGCCAGCCCTAACGCTAGCAACAGTGACTTAA
- a CDS encoding ammonium transporter, producing MLISTALVMLMTPGLALFYGGMVRKKNILSTMMMSFAVLALIGMLWVLYGYTLAFGPDKGGIIGGLDWIGLRNVGQEPSSTYATTVPHLAFMMFQGMFAIITVALITGAVVERMKFSALLAFSALWFTVIYCPLAHWVWGQDGWLANMGALDFAGGTVVHISAGVSALALALVLGPRKGFAEKVTLEPANIPMVMLGAALLWFGWFGFNAGSALTSGGLAANAFVATNTAACSAAFMWIILGWIHRRPSLLGAATGAVVGLVAITPAAGFVKPLAGIPIGMIAAVVSYYFMILRSRQKVDESLDVWACHGMGGTWGALATGIFATATVNAAGADGLAYGSGALMAKQIAGVATVWAFAFAGTWILAKAVNAVMGLRVRSEEEIVGLDISQHGERAYGGI from the coding sequence ATGTTGATTTCGACTGCACTGGTGATGTTAATGACTCCCGGGCTGGCCCTGTTTTATGGTGGGATGGTGAGGAAGAAGAACATCCTTTCCACCATGATGATGAGCTTTGCCGTCCTTGCCCTCATAGGGATGCTCTGGGTGCTTTACGGTTATACCCTGGCTTTTGGGCCTGACAAAGGTGGCATAATCGGCGGGCTTGATTGGATTGGTCTGAGAAATGTGGGACAGGAGCCATCTTCTACATATGCCACGACGGTCCCGCATCTGGCTTTCATGATGTTCCAGGGCATGTTCGCCATCATAACTGTGGCTCTGATCACCGGAGCAGTAGTGGAGCGAATGAAGTTCAGCGCGCTGTTGGCCTTTTCAGCCTTGTGGTTCACCGTGATCTACTGTCCGTTAGCCCATTGGGTTTGGGGCCAGGATGGATGGCTGGCCAATATGGGGGCGCTTGATTTTGCCGGAGGCACGGTGGTCCACATAAGTGCTGGAGTATCGGCCTTGGCTCTGGCGCTGGTGCTCGGACCTCGCAAAGGCTTTGCGGAGAAGGTAACGCTGGAGCCAGCCAATATTCCTATGGTAATGCTGGGGGCGGCCTTGCTCTGGTTTGGCTGGTTCGGTTTCAATGCTGGCAGTGCCCTGACTTCCGGAGGGCTGGCTGCCAATGCCTTTGTGGCTACTAACACCGCTGCCTGCTCAGCAGCATTCATGTGGATAATCCTGGGCTGGATTCACCGACGCCCATCTCTCCTGGGTGCTGCCACAGGAGCCGTAGTTGGCCTGGTAGCCATTACACCCGCTGCTGGGTTTGTTAAGCCGCTGGCTGGCATACCGATAGGCATGATAGCAGCAGTAGTCTCATACTACTTTATGATTTTGAGGTCAAGACAGAAAGTAGATGAATCTCTGGATGTGTGGGCGTGCCACGGCATGGGAGGCACCTGGGGAGCATTAGCCACCGGAATCTTTGCCACCGCAACTGTTAACGCAGCAGGCGCCGACGGACTGGCATACGGCAGCGGTGCGCTCATGGCCAAGCAGATCGCTGGGGTAGCCACCGTTTGGGCCTTCGCTTTTGCCGGTACCTGGATCCTGGCAAAGGCTGTCAACGCTGTCATGGGACTCAGGGTGAGGAGCGAAGAAGAAATAGTGGGGCTGGATATATCTCAGCACGGCGAAAGGGCTTACGGAGGTATATAG
- a CDS encoding MoaD/ThiS family protein, with product MTVKVKLSAVLRKATNWQETIEVTGGTPLECLRNLEAQFPSIRQWIYDKGGKILPQIQLFVNGERIYADELTRQLKNGDELMILLAIAGG from the coding sequence ATGACTGTCAAGGTAAAACTCTCGGCGGTGCTGCGGAAAGCCACCAATTGGCAAGAGACCATTGAGGTAACCGGCGGTACTCCTCTGGAGTGCCTGCGTAACCTCGAAGCCCAGTTCCCCAGCATACGACAGTGGATTTATGATAAGGGCGGCAAGATCTTGCCACAGATTCAGCTTTTCGTCAATGGGGAACGTATCTATGCCGATGAGTTGACGAGACAGCTAAAGAATGGCGACGAACTAATGATTTTGCTCGCCATTGCCGGTGGCTAG
- a CDS encoding P-II family nitrogen regulator, translated as MKKIEAIIRQEKLGPVKAALEGMGITGMTVMEVSGCGRQRGIPLQWRAGEYRVEFLPKIKVEIVVLDEDLGKALNIIATKARTGERGDGKIFVLPIENAIRVRTGDEGESAI; from the coding sequence GTGAAAAAGATAGAAGCCATTATCAGACAGGAGAAGTTGGGGCCAGTCAAGGCTGCCCTTGAGGGTATGGGCATCACCGGTATGACGGTGATGGAAGTTAGTGGCTGTGGCCGCCAAAGGGGTATCCCCCTGCAATGGAGAGCCGGAGAGTATAGGGTGGAATTCCTGCCCAAAATAAAGGTCGAGATCGTGGTCTTAGATGAGGACCTGGGAAAAGCACTAAACATTATTGCGACCAAAGCCCGCACGGGTGAGCGAGGGGATGGCAAGATATTCGTTCTCCCTATCGAAAACGCGATACGCGTGCGCACCGGTGATGAAGGCGAGAGCGCAATCTGA